From the Magnetococcales bacterium genome, one window contains:
- a CDS encoding diguanylate cyclase: MNVGANLPIDISQTGRGLKELDQFPVPHEVIQRIWQVTGEENTSGRDLARAVDGEPAVVNRLIGLLFIQGEPVDSAEEAVLQATITFGFTRVRNLALEALLYDTLIHSDTTPWFGPTPFWRHALAVAHLAHLIAEALLWDNPQEAWLAGLVHDLGKPLLHHLAPLSYDDLLAIPSRSDEEMVIRERHLMGFSHDDMGAYLLDRWGFSRRIVTGVRGHHRLDMSLNLDDGDLKLAAIVQLADFLAWVQGYGSMTGGRIPALSPHLERIVDIRDINLAQLNLSTDPLMQEAMSYHGMPLPSSNEGQKRLMEASLRLARSNSVLQASTRELRYAPLPPSYRESLLAPHQSLCQKEIFNQTLKAIHREFHFKGVILFGMDAEQRELEISHWKGDLTCRQPPNLLKIPLTQQESGFRTVLREGHGRIIRGESPVEKRVLRFLGISELGIVPISGTQRSHGVVAVWNPEGRPLEKHTLLGVTNVVGELGLALEHARLHQKVSEQADRDALTGLYNRGRVDRLLAQLVQENRKEITPFSIVIVDIDHFKLFNDRFGHPEGDRVLKVVAGLLQKHTRMNGLVARLGGEEFIIVLERTGHIAALRYAERLRKGVAKTGLLLGKRYKGQNLTISLGVAQYEPYMTNASELMKKADVALYAAKEGGRNRVVGAVPKPGPY, encoded by the coding sequence ATGAACGTTGGAGCGAATTTACCTATCGATATCAGCCAGACAGGCCGGGGACTCAAGGAGCTGGATCAGTTTCCTGTTCCCCATGAAGTGATTCAGCGGATATGGCAGGTCACTGGTGAGGAAAACACCTCAGGCAGAGATTTGGCCCGGGCGGTAGATGGAGAGCCCGCCGTGGTCAATCGACTGATCGGCTTGCTGTTCATCCAGGGGGAGCCGGTGGATTCCGCTGAGGAGGCGGTGTTGCAGGCGACGATCACCTTCGGTTTTACCCGTGTACGCAACTTGGCGTTGGAAGCGCTGCTTTATGACACCCTCATCCATTCCGATACAACGCCCTGGTTTGGCCCCACCCCTTTCTGGCGGCATGCTCTGGCCGTAGCCCATTTGGCCCATCTCATTGCCGAAGCGCTTCTTTGGGATAACCCCCAGGAGGCTTGGCTGGCCGGTCTGGTGCATGATCTGGGCAAACCACTGCTCCATCATCTGGCCCCCCTCTCCTATGATGACCTGCTGGCCATTCCTTCCCGGTCAGACGAGGAGATGGTCATCAGAGAACGCCATCTCATGGGATTCAGTCACGACGATATGGGTGCCTATCTACTCGATCGTTGGGGTTTTTCAAGGCGCATCGTCACAGGGGTTAGAGGACATCACCGGTTGGATATGAGTCTTAACCTGGATGATGGTGATTTAAAGCTTGCGGCCATCGTGCAGCTGGCTGATTTTTTGGCCTGGGTGCAAGGGTATGGCTCCATGACCGGCGGGCGTATTCCGGCATTGAGCCCGCATCTGGAAAGGATTGTTGATATTCGGGATATCAACTTGGCCCAATTGAATCTCAGCACCGACCCACTGATGCAGGAGGCGATGAGCTATCACGGTATGCCCCTGCCCAGCAGCAATGAAGGCCAAAAACGGCTGATGGAAGCCAGCCTGCGTCTGGCTCGCTCCAACTCCGTTCTTCAAGCCTCCACCCGGGAGTTGCGTTATGCCCCCCTTCCTCCCAGCTATCGGGAAAGTCTGCTCGCTCCCCATCAAAGCTTGTGCCAGAAGGAAATTTTTAATCAAACCCTCAAAGCCATCCATCGGGAGTTTCACTTCAAGGGGGTTATCCTGTTTGGAATGGATGCGGAGCAGCGGGAGCTTGAGATTTCTCACTGGAAGGGCGATCTCACCTGCCGCCAGCCGCCCAATCTGCTGAAAATTCCCCTGACCCAACAGGAGAGTGGGTTTCGAACCGTTTTGCGGGAGGGGCATGGGCGAATTATCAGAGGGGAGAGTCCCGTGGAAAAGCGGGTGTTACGATTTTTGGGTATTTCCGAGTTGGGTATCGTGCCCATCAGCGGCACGCAACGATCCCATGGGGTGGTGGCGGTGTGGAACCCCGAGGGTCGTCCCTTGGAAAAACATACCCTCCTGGGGGTCACCAATGTCGTCGGGGAGTTGGGGCTGGCATTGGAACATGCCCGACTTCACCAAAAAGTGTCGGAACAGGCGGATCGGGATGCCCTGACGGGGCTTTACAATCGGGGTCGGGTGGATCGCCTGTTGGCCCAGCTGGTTCAGGAAAACCGCAAGGAGATCACCCCCTTTTCCATTGTGATCGTGGATATCGATCATTTTAAGCTGTTTAACGATCGTTTCGGCCATCCGGAGGGGGATCGGGTGCTCAAGGTGGTGGCTGGCCTTCTACAAAAACACACCCGCATGAACGGCCTGGTTGCACGCTTGGGAGGGGAGGAGTTTATCATCGTCCTGGAGCGCACCGGCCACATCGCGGCCTTGCGCTATGCCGAACGTCTGCGTAAAGGGGTGGCGAAAACGGGATTGCTCCTGGGCAAACGCTATAAAGGCCAAAATCTCACCATCAGCCTGGGGGTAGCTCAGTATGAACCCTATATGACCAACGCTTCGGAGCTGATGAAAAAGGCTGATGTGGCCCTATACGCTGCCAAGGAGGGTGGCCGCAACCGGG